From Marivirga harenae, one genomic window encodes:
- the aceA gene encoding isocitrate lyase: MTNQEKVNQLISDWTTNPRWKDVERTYTAEEVVKLAGTVKIDHSLARLGAERLWDLLKKEDFVAGLGALTGNQAVQEVQAGLKAIYLSGWQVAADANLAGQMYPDQSLYPADSVPNVVKRINNALLRADQIQSVSGDGDIHWMAPIVADAEAGFGGNLNAFELMKGMIEAGAAGVHFEDQLSSAKKCGHLGGKVLVPTQEAINKLISARLATDVMGVPTLIIARTDADAANLLTSDVDERDRKFLDGTRSSEGFFGVKNGLEQAINRGLAYAPYADLVWCETSHPDLGEAREFAQAIKEKYPNKMLAYNCSPSFNWAAKLTENEMLEYREKLAEMGYKFQFITLAGFHALNTAMFELATAYKNKGMAGYSELQQREFALQKQGFKAVKHQAFVGTGYFDAVQNAVMQGKSSTTALKGSTEEAQF; the protein is encoded by the coding sequence ATGACTAATCAAGAAAAAGTAAATCAATTAATATCCGATTGGACCACCAACCCAAGATGGAAGGATGTAGAACGAACTTACACGGCTGAAGAAGTGGTAAAACTTGCAGGGACTGTAAAAATCGATCACAGTTTAGCCAGATTAGGCGCTGAAAGATTGTGGGACTTATTAAAGAAAGAAGATTTCGTAGCAGGATTGGGCGCCTTAACTGGTAATCAAGCAGTGCAGGAAGTTCAAGCCGGTTTAAAAGCGATTTACTTAAGCGGATGGCAAGTAGCGGCTGATGCGAACTTGGCCGGACAGATGTATCCTGACCAAAGTTTATATCCAGCCGACAGTGTTCCGAATGTGGTAAAACGAATTAATAATGCTTTGCTGAGGGCAGATCAAATTCAATCCGTAAGTGGCGATGGTGATATTCACTGGATGGCTCCAATTGTAGCTGATGCGGAAGCTGGATTTGGTGGCAACTTGAATGCCTTCGAACTTATGAAAGGGATGATAGAAGCTGGTGCTGCTGGTGTGCATTTCGAAGATCAACTATCCTCAGCCAAAAAATGTGGCCACCTAGGCGGAAAAGTATTAGTCCCTACACAAGAAGCTATCAATAAGTTAATATCTGCAAGACTAGCAACAGATGTGATGGGAGTTCCTACCCTGATCATTGCCAGAACTGATGCAGATGCTGCTAATTTATTGACGTCAGATGTTGATGAAAGAGATCGTAAATTTCTTGATGGAACAAGATCTTCCGAAGGATTCTTTGGCGTAAAAAACGGCTTGGAACAAGCGATTAACCGTGGTCTTGCTTATGCTCCATATGCTGATCTAGTGTGGTGTGAAACTTCTCATCCTGACTTAGGAGAGGCTAGGGAATTTGCTCAGGCCATCAAGGAAAAATATCCAAACAAAATGCTGGCTTACAATTGCTCTCCATCTTTCAATTGGGCAGCAAAGCTGACTGAAAATGAGATGTTAGAATACCGAGAAAAACTAGCTGAAATGGGATACAAATTCCAGTTCATAACGCTAGCTGGCTTCCATGCATTGAATACTGCTATGTTCGAATTAGCAACTGCTTATAAAAACAAAGGCATGGCTGGGTATTCTGAATTGCAACAAAGAGAATTTGCTCTACAGAAGCAAGGTTTTAAAGCGGTTAAACACCAGGCATTTGTAGGAACAGGTTATTTTGACGCAGTGCAAAATGCAGTCATGCAAGGTAAATCTTCTACCACAGCTTTAAAAGGCTCAACTGAAGAAGCCCAATTTTAA
- a CDS encoding DUF5777 family beta-barrel protein, producing MKKIIAVLLLQFCVLTLLAQEDRIKVFRDTRVVNGHSTEVLPKGIMKFIISHRFGDISSGIQQLYGLDNATIRIGLDYALTDNINVGFGRSSLQKHYDFYLKYRILQQKKESGSPVSLVYYTNAAVRTIQTPQTEDLSFTNNLTFVHQLLVARKFNEFISFQLMPTYLHRNYVLDLESNNDIYSLGSATRIQVSKVLAFNLEYYYNFPDQLLSQYQSSAGLGIELETKGHIFQLNFTNSLGLIAPLYIAETTGRIDKGNIHFGFNITRDFKVGARK from the coding sequence ATGAAAAAGATAATTGCGGTTTTATTATTACAGTTCTGTGTGTTAACACTTTTAGCTCAAGAAGACAGAATTAAGGTATTCCGAGACACAAGAGTAGTAAATGGTCATTCGACTGAAGTGCTTCCTAAAGGGATAATGAAATTTATTATTTCGCACAGATTTGGTGATATAAGTTCAGGAATCCAGCAATTGTATGGTTTAGACAATGCTACTATTCGAATTGGTTTGGATTATGCTTTAACTGATAATATCAATGTTGGATTTGGAAGAAGCTCTTTGCAAAAGCATTATGATTTTTATTTAAAATACAGAATCCTTCAGCAGAAAAAGGAAAGTGGTAGTCCTGTTTCATTGGTTTATTATACTAATGCTGCTGTCAGGACTATCCAAACCCCGCAAACTGAGGATTTGTCTTTTACTAATAACTTAACTTTTGTTCATCAATTGTTAGTGGCGAGAAAATTTAATGAGTTTATTAGCTTTCAATTGATGCCGACCTACCTGCATCGTAATTATGTATTGGATTTGGAGAGTAATAATGATATCTACAGTTTAGGAAGTGCTACTAGAATACAAGTCTCCAAAGTGTTAGCTTTTAATCTCGAGTATTACTATAATTTCCCTGATCAACTGCTAAGTCAGTATCAATCTTCAGCAGGTTTGGGTATTGAATTGGAAACTAAGGGTCATATTTTTCAATTGAATTTCACGAATTCTTTGGGGCTTATTGCTCCATTATATATAGCAGAAACTACTGGAAGGATCGATAAGGGAAACATTCATTTTGGATTTAATATAACGAGGGATTTTAAAGTTGGAGCAAGAAAATAA
- a CDS encoding OprD family outer membrane porin, with translation MKFTSIFLFYFLSTFLVLAQEDETESKRGNISGHWRNYYMHSFNEGELQDWYAVATGLKFKYTYDFNKHWQVGGAVYSSWNTGVGNVQTTDPTTGRSSRYVAGNFNVQDLSQRFIAYPGELYVQYKNENHQLKMGRQTFFSPFMNGQDGRMIPTLFEGAFYKYEKKEKLRFQLGAINRIAPRSYNGFENIGQTLGIYPVGRDINGQGSEYRENTTSDYVALTNLDYQITGDFKVELWDYYVDNIFNVLYVKPTYNFKNSGLAFSVEWLLQNRIGEGGNPDPAFQYVQNETAQIFGAQLSHSLPNGKISLGYDHITAQGRFLFPREWGREFLFSFQKRERSEGFGNNHAAVMYYHQNFKFSDQKLKSIFSIGHQWRPSVTEPELNKYAIPNYMHINLDLFYENVKWKGLKPELLITYKYGTGDFPDNPVFILNKVNLFLINAIVNYNF, from the coding sequence ATGAAGTTTACTTCTATATTTTTGTTCTACTTTTTATCCACTTTTCTAGTTTTAGCTCAAGAAGATGAGACTGAAAGCAAAAGAGGGAATATAAGCGGTCATTGGCGAAATTACTATATGCATTCTTTCAATGAAGGAGAATTGCAGGATTGGTATGCGGTAGCCACGGGCTTAAAATTTAAATATACCTATGATTTCAATAAGCATTGGCAAGTTGGAGGAGCAGTATACAGTAGCTGGAATACTGGGGTTGGAAATGTCCAAACCACTGACCCAACAACTGGGAGGAGTAGCCGATATGTAGCAGGAAACTTTAATGTCCAGGATTTATCTCAAAGATTCATAGCTTATCCCGGTGAATTGTATGTGCAATATAAGAATGAAAATCATCAGCTTAAGATGGGTCGGCAGACTTTCTTTTCGCCTTTTATGAATGGTCAGGATGGTAGAATGATTCCAACACTTTTTGAGGGGGCATTTTATAAATACGAAAAGAAAGAGAAGCTAAGGTTTCAATTAGGTGCAATCAACAGAATTGCTCCAAGAAGTTACAATGGATTTGAAAATATTGGTCAAACATTGGGGATTTATCCTGTAGGGAGAGATATCAATGGTCAAGGAAGCGAATACAGAGAAAATACAACATCAGATTATGTGGCATTAACTAATCTTGATTATCAAATTACTGGTGATTTTAAAGTTGAGCTGTGGGATTATTATGTGGATAATATTTTCAATGTTTTGTATGTAAAACCCACCTACAATTTTAAAAACTCCGGCTTAGCATTTTCGGTAGAATGGTTGCTACAAAATAGGATAGGAGAGGGCGGAAATCCAGATCCTGCTTTCCAATATGTGCAAAATGAAACGGCTCAAATTTTTGGCGCTCAGCTATCTCATTCTCTACCAAATGGAAAAATCAGTTTAGGATATGATCACATTACGGCTCAAGGCAGATTTTTATTTCCTCGGGAGTGGGGCAGGGAGTTTTTATTCAGTTTTCAGAAGAGAGAAAGAAGTGAAGGATTTGGAAATAATCATGCGGCTGTGATGTACTACCACCAGAATTTCAAATTTTCTGATCAAAAGCTAAAATCGATTTTCAGTATTGGTCATCAATGGAGACCATCAGTGACAGAACCCGAGTTGAATAAGTATGCCATTCCGAATTATATGCATATCAATTTGGATTTATTCTATGAAAATGTAAAATGGAAAGGTTTAAAACCTGAACTGTTGATTACTTACAAATATGGGACGGGAGATTTTCCTGATAATCCTGTATTCATTCTCAACAAAGTAAATCTGTTCTTGATCAATGCGATTGTGAATTACAATTTTTAA
- a CDS encoding pentapeptide repeat-containing protein: MEKIITEENFKAINFSESSIEYNEFEHCTFINCNFQNCDLSNLKFIDCDFEDCNLSSAKTKNTSFQTVNFKGCKILGVHFDECNAFGLTVNFDSCQLNHSIFYQLQLMKSKFIHSKLIEVDFSDSDLREVSFQNSDLSGAVFENCDLQKSDFRNTLNYSINPEINKLKNAKFSNDGIGGLLDKYQIKIEY, translated from the coding sequence GTGGAGAAAATTATTACTGAAGAAAATTTTAAAGCTATCAACTTTTCGGAATCCTCAATTGAATATAATGAGTTTGAGCATTGTACTTTTATCAATTGTAACTTTCAGAACTGTGATTTATCGAATCTTAAATTTATTGATTGCGACTTTGAGGATTGTAACTTAAGTTCAGCAAAAACAAAAAACACGTCATTTCAGACTGTTAATTTCAAAGGTTGCAAAATACTTGGCGTCCATTTTGATGAATGTAATGCCTTTGGTCTAACAGTAAATTTTGATTCTTGCCAGCTCAATCATTCAATTTTCTACCAGCTTCAACTAATGAAATCAAAATTTATACACTCTAAACTTATTGAAGTTGATTTTAGTGATAGTGATCTTAGAGAAGTCAGCTTTCAAAACTCAGATTTATCAGGTGCTGTATTTGAAAACTGCGATTTACAAAAATCTGATTTTAGAAATACATTAAACTATAGTATTAATCCAGAAATTAATAAACTAAAGAATGCCAAATTCTCCAATGATGGAATCGGTGGACTATTGGATAAATATCAGATAAAAATAGAATACTAG
- a CDS encoding YeeE/YedE family protein — MSQLLEWISQPWPWYVAGPLIAVVMFSMLFFGKSFGLSANLRTMCSILGAGKSCDFFDFNWRDQMWNLVFAAGLVLGGLISYLYLGNDQAAHISETTIAELQAFGIENPGKNVVPVEIFNWESLLTVKGIIFIVIGGFLVGFGTRYAGGCTSGHAISGLSDLQPASLLAVVGFFIGGLIMTYFILPYLLVL, encoded by the coding sequence ATGAGTCAATTATTAGAGTGGATAAGCCAACCGTGGCCATGGTATGTTGCCGGTCCTTTGATTGCAGTGGTAATGTTTTCCATGCTTTTCTTTGGAAAATCTTTTGGCCTTTCAGCAAATCTCAGGACCATGTGTTCCATTTTAGGAGCTGGAAAGTCCTGTGACTTTTTCGATTTTAATTGGAGAGATCAAATGTGGAATCTGGTGTTTGCTGCAGGATTGGTTTTAGGTGGATTGATATCCTATTTGTATTTGGGAAATGATCAAGCCGCACATATTTCTGAAACTACTATTGCTGAGCTACAAGCCTTTGGCATTGAGAATCCTGGCAAGAATGTAGTACCTGTAGAGATTTTTAATTGGGAATCATTACTAACTGTAAAAGGAATCATATTTATAGTAATTGGTGGGTTTTTAGTTGGATTTGGTACTCGTTATGCGGGTGGCTGTACTTCCGGGCATGCTATATCGGGGTTAAGCGATTTACAACCCGCCTCATTGTTGGCTGTGGTTGGATTCTTCATTGGAGGTCTCATCATGACTTACTTTATACTACCCTATTTGCTTGTACTTTAA
- a CDS encoding helix-turn-helix domain-containing protein yields the protein MAISQENVKLIFGLKVRQLRLEKGLSFAQLSKLTGLSASYLNEIEKGKKYPKIEKINLLSDALEVSFDDLVSLQLSKKLAPLGELFQSNLFKELPLELFGIEPAHLLDLLSNAPAKLGAFLSTLIEISRNYGLRVENLYLNMLRSFQEMHDNYFEGIEESVEAFRNHVFSEISYPYTYQQFEGVLKSEYNYQILPKGLENQQELKPLRSMTIPNEAPQLLMNPKLTESQQLFTMSKELGYQFLKLAPRPYTSSWVSVNSFEEVLNNYKASYFACALALPEKAIVEDLKEFLSEPQFKAELLLNILETYQCTPEMLMHRMTNLLPKVFGIKELFFLRFSTSDETIFKLTKEMHLSGLHNPHGTALDQHYCRRWASIEILKELRNLEGEDQDAVQCKVQRSQYVDSDNEYLIISLAKPSNKNIGQNSSVSIGLLISPQMKRKVKFHNDPVIPVRIVNETCETCPLYDCQERAAPAHIYEESQQLNAMKKAVDLLIGKL from the coding sequence ATGGCTATATCTCAAGAAAATGTAAAATTAATTTTTGGTTTAAAAGTTAGGCAACTGCGTCTGGAAAAAGGCTTGTCCTTTGCCCAATTATCAAAACTGACAGGATTGTCAGCTTCTTATCTAAATGAGATTGAGAAAGGGAAGAAATATCCTAAGATTGAAAAAATTAATTTACTTTCTGATGCTTTAGAAGTCAGCTTTGACGATTTAGTATCCCTACAACTTTCTAAGAAGCTTGCGCCATTAGGGGAGTTGTTCCAGTCCAATTTATTCAAAGAGCTACCCTTAGAGCTTTTTGGTATTGAACCAGCACATTTATTAGATCTGCTAAGCAATGCTCCTGCTAAATTGGGTGCATTCTTAAGTACCTTAATTGAAATTAGTAGAAATTATGGTCTTAGGGTAGAGAATCTATATCTTAATATGCTGCGCTCTTTCCAGGAAATGCATGATAATTATTTTGAAGGTATTGAAGAGTCTGTAGAAGCTTTCCGTAATCATGTTTTTAGTGAAATTTCCTATCCTTATACCTATCAGCAATTCGAAGGGGTTCTGAAATCAGAATATAACTATCAGATTTTGCCAAAGGGTCTAGAAAATCAGCAAGAGCTTAAACCACTTCGCTCTATGACCATTCCAAATGAAGCCCCTCAGTTACTCATGAATCCGAAATTGACGGAATCGCAACAGCTTTTTACAATGTCGAAAGAGCTCGGCTACCAGTTTCTAAAATTAGCTCCGAGGCCTTATACATCGAGCTGGGTATCTGTCAATTCATTTGAGGAGGTGCTCAATAATTATAAAGCTTCTTATTTTGCCTGCGCTCTGGCATTACCAGAAAAAGCTATCGTGGAAGATCTGAAAGAATTTCTATCGGAGCCACAGTTTAAAGCAGAATTGCTTTTGAATATTTTAGAAACCTATCAGTGCACACCTGAAATGTTAATGCACAGAATGACAAACCTTTTACCTAAAGTATTCGGTATTAAAGAGTTATTCTTTTTGCGATTTAGCACTTCAGATGAAACGATATTCAAACTTACGAAGGAAATGCATTTGTCAGGATTGCATAATCCTCACGGAACTGCTCTAGACCAACATTACTGCAGAAGATGGGCTTCGATTGAAATATTGAAAGAGCTACGGAATTTAGAGGGAGAGGACCAAGATGCGGTACAATGTAAGGTGCAGCGTAGCCAGTATGTAGATTCCGATAATGAATATTTGATTATTAGTCTGGCTAAGCCTAGTAATAAGAATATTGGGCAAAATAGTAGTGTTTCAATTGGTTTATTGATCAGTCCTCAAATGAAACGTAAAGTGAAATTTCATAACGACCCTGTGATTCCTGTACGGATCGTGAATGAAACTTGTGAGACTTGTCCACTTTATGATTGTCAGGAAAGAGCAGCGCCTGCCCATATTTATGAAGAATCACAGCAGTTAAATGCCATGAAAAAAGCAGTTGATCTATTGATAGGAAAACTGTGA
- the aceB gene encoding malate synthase A, whose product METTSAKAKQTKEENEGFNLLTDEAISFLNKLHERFNEKRLELLGKREQVYDQIRQGKELDFPKTTEDIRNDPEWKIAPLPKDLQNRKVEITGPVDRKMIINALNSGAKVFMADFEDATSPSWKNITEGQQNLYDAIRKQIDFTSDQGKSYKLKANPAVLKVRPRGWHLSEKNFLVDGEPISASLFDFGLYFFHNAHELIRNGSGPYFYLPKLEHRFEARLWNEVFVFAQNELGIPVGTIKATVLVETITAAFQMEEIIYELRDHMAGLNAGRWDYIFSFIKKFRDRPDYILPDRNEVTMQVPFMKAYANLLVKTCHKRGAHAIGGMSAFIPTKDEEQNQKILDKVRNDKTEEALAGYDGSWVAHPALIPAVEAVFDQIIGDKPHQKHNKREEFTTTPSALTSPNVMYGEVTEKGVRMNINVALLYIESWLQGIGAAAIYNLMEDAATAEISRAQLWQWYHHQISFKNGKIFNRALFCMLLEEETEKVKDMLGQKRVETGKIAIARDILKKLVKSEEFEDFLTLKAYPYL is encoded by the coding sequence ATGGAAACTACATCAGCAAAAGCAAAACAAACAAAAGAAGAAAATGAAGGCTTTAATTTATTGACAGATGAAGCTATTTCATTTTTAAATAAACTCCATGAAAGGTTTAATGAAAAACGACTTGAACTACTAGGCAAAAGAGAGCAAGTGTATGATCAAATCCGACAAGGTAAAGAATTAGACTTTCCGAAAACTACTGAGGATATACGCAATGATCCTGAATGGAAAATTGCACCCTTACCAAAAGACTTACAAAACCGAAAAGTAGAAATCACCGGACCGGTGGACAGGAAAATGATCATCAACGCTTTAAATTCCGGAGCAAAGGTCTTTATGGCTGATTTCGAAGATGCAACCAGTCCAAGCTGGAAAAACATAACTGAAGGACAGCAAAATTTGTATGATGCAATACGAAAGCAGATTGATTTTACTTCTGACCAAGGCAAAAGCTACAAGTTAAAAGCAAATCCTGCGGTATTAAAAGTGAGACCTAGAGGCTGGCATTTATCAGAAAAAAACTTTTTGGTAGATGGGGAACCCATTTCAGCTTCGCTTTTTGACTTCGGTTTATATTTCTTTCATAATGCTCATGAACTGATCAGAAACGGAAGTGGACCCTACTTTTACTTGCCGAAATTAGAACACAGATTTGAAGCAAGATTATGGAATGAAGTTTTTGTATTTGCCCAAAATGAACTGGGAATACCCGTTGGTACTATCAAAGCCACTGTGTTAGTAGAAACTATTACAGCTGCTTTTCAGATGGAGGAGATTATTTATGAGCTAAGAGATCATATGGCAGGACTTAATGCTGGCAGATGGGATTACATCTTCAGCTTTATCAAGAAATTTAGAGATCGGCCAGACTACATTCTTCCTGATAGAAATGAAGTAACCATGCAAGTTCCTTTCATGAAAGCATATGCTAATCTTTTGGTAAAGACTTGCCATAAAAGAGGTGCTCATGCGATTGGTGGTATGTCTGCTTTCATCCCTACCAAAGATGAGGAGCAAAATCAGAAAATATTGGATAAAGTCAGAAATGATAAAACAGAGGAAGCTTTGGCAGGCTATGATGGAAGTTGGGTGGCACATCCAGCTCTAATACCTGCTGTTGAAGCAGTTTTCGACCAAATTATTGGAGATAAACCGCATCAAAAGCATAATAAAAGAGAAGAGTTTACTACCACTCCTTCCGCCTTAACCAGCCCCAATGTGATGTATGGAGAGGTTACTGAAAAAGGAGTTCGTATGAACATCAATGTGGCGCTTTTATACATTGAATCTTGGCTTCAAGGAATCGGGGCTGCTGCTATCTATAATTTGATGGAAGATGCCGCTACAGCGGAAATTAGCAGAGCACAGTTATGGCAATGGTATCATCACCAAATATCCTTTAAAAATGGTAAGATCTTTAACCGAGCATTGTTTTGCATGCTCTTAGAGGAAGAAACTGAAAAAGTGAAGGATATGCTCGGTCAAAAACGGGTTGAAACAGGAAAAATAGCAATAGCGAGAGACATCCTAAAAAAACTGGTGAAAAGCGAAGAATTTGAGGATTTCCTAACGCTTAAAGCTTACCCTTATTTATAA
- a CDS encoding YgaP family membrane protein, which translates to MNNYTKEVMKANMGSADKTVRIILAIAVGVLYYFGVISGTLAIILGVLAVIFVATSFISFCPLYLPFDISTRPKSTK; encoded by the coding sequence TTGAATAATTACACTAAGGAAGTTATGAAAGCCAATATGGGGTCTGCTGATAAAACCGTGAGAATTATATTAGCCATTGCAGTAGGAGTATTGTATTACTTTGGAGTAATTTCAGGCACATTAGCTATTATCTTGGGAGTACTAGCGGTAATATTTGTAGCGACAAGTTTTATTAGTTTCTGCCCGCTTTATCTGCCTTTTGACATCTCTACAAGACCTAAGTCCACTAAATAA
- a CDS encoding DUF6691 family protein — MKFFRYLFIGTIFGITLAKAEVISWFRIYEMFKFQSFHMYGVIGSAVILGIIVIQIIKRKKLKSIDGDRIIVAPKQFSWARYLIGGSIFGLGWALTGACPGPMFILLGNGVGVILVVIASAVLGTYVYGKIRHKLPH, encoded by the coding sequence ATGAAATTTTTTAGATATTTATTTATAGGAACCATATTTGGAATTACGCTGGCAAAGGCGGAAGTTATTTCTTGGTTTAGGATTTATGAAATGTTTAAGTTCCAATCATTCCATATGTATGGTGTTATTGGATCGGCTGTAATTTTGGGAATTATAGTCATTCAGATCATTAAGAGAAAGAAGTTGAAGTCAATTGATGGAGATAGAATTATTGTAGCTCCAAAGCAATTTAGCTGGGCTAGATATTTAATTGGGGGTTCGATATTTGGATTAGGATGGGCTCTAACAGGAGCGTGCCCAGGTCCCATGTTTATTCTTTTAGGAAATGGGGTAGGCGTAATCTTAGTGGTGATTGCTTCAGCTGTTTTGGGAACTTATGTTTATGGTAAAATAAGACATAAATTGCCTCATTAA
- a CDS encoding c-type cytochrome, whose amino-acid sequence MDFLRLLRITTAALTGIVAIVFLLFLGVLVLDDVPNWLGSTLSNEQKEWSIPNIETDLPDGKKGKKVKFGYLLATESPKWMGPQVIDKDKRLYAGNNLTCQNCHLEAGTKPGAGSWVGVTNRFPQFRGRENKIGSIEERINGCMERSMDGKSLPDDSEQMEALVAYMEWLSVGVPEDTVDWYKGFVSIKIPAVKADTIFGKQVYINECQVCHGENGQGTKLADERKGYQYPPLWGDDSFNHGAGMHRVLTAAQFIKANMPHLIATKENPKLTDEQAYHVAAYINSFSRPKKPKTEEDFPDLKLKPVSTAYGPWDDPFPAEQHQFGPFQPIIQYYDSVYQIKKTK is encoded by the coding sequence ATGGACTTTTTAAGATTATTGAGGATTACCACCGCGGCACTGACCGGTATAGTGGCTATCGTTTTTCTTCTTTTTTTAGGGGTGTTAGTCTTGGACGATGTTCCTAACTGGTTGGGATCCACTTTATCAAATGAGCAAAAGGAATGGAGCATACCGAATATTGAGACTGATTTGCCTGATGGAAAAAAAGGCAAGAAAGTTAAATTTGGATATCTATTGGCAACCGAATCCCCTAAGTGGATGGGGCCTCAGGTCATTGATAAAGATAAAAGACTATATGCTGGAAATAATCTGACTTGTCAGAACTGCCATCTGGAGGCAGGAACTAAGCCAGGTGCTGGTTCATGGGTGGGAGTAACTAATCGTTTTCCGCAGTTCAGAGGTAGGGAAAATAAAATTGGCAGTATTGAGGAAAGGATTAATGGGTGTATGGAGCGCAGTATGGACGGGAAGTCTTTACCGGACGATTCAGAGCAAATGGAAGCTTTGGTTGCTTATATGGAATGGTTGAGTGTGGGTGTTCCTGAAGATACAGTGGATTGGTATAAAGGATTTGTAAGCATAAAAATACCTGCCGTCAAAGCAGATACTATTTTTGGAAAACAGGTTTACATTAATGAATGTCAAGTTTGCCATGGTGAGAATGGACAAGGGACTAAATTAGCCGATGAAAGAAAAGGTTATCAGTATCCGCCATTATGGGGTGATGATTCTTTTAATCACGGAGCTGGTATGCATAGAGTGTTAACGGCTGCGCAATTTATTAAAGCTAATATGCCGCATTTAATTGCAACAAAAGAAAACCCGAAACTGACAGATGAGCAAGCCTATCATGTTGCTGCTTACATTAATAGCTTCAGTAGACCCAAGAAACCTAAAACAGAAGAGGATTTTCCGGATCTAAAATTGAAGCCAGTATCCACTGCTTACGGTCCTTGGGATGATCCATTCCCAGCTGAACAACATCAATTTGGTCCTTTTCAGCCTATTATTCAATATTATGATAGTGTCTATCAAATCAAGAAAACTAAATAA
- a CDS encoding cation:proton antiporter: MGVLDLITLLIFLAAVFTFINVNYLKLPSTIGLMIIALVLSILILLSGYVFPEITDLAISIVSEFDFKEVLLDVMLSFLLFAGALSINVKQLKEERWPILIFATVGVLISTFVVGFLMFYIFGFFGYQIDLIYCLLFGALISPTDPIAVLALLSDAKVSKKLEIKIAGESLFNDGIGVVAFLTILGLAQTGVSDFSIGSILGLFGMEVGGGLLLGAIFGFFGLKLLEIIDNEHVELEVLVTLSLVMVSYKAAEFFHISGPLAVVVLGLFLSKEGNTVGKNIATGDYVYKFWHLVDEALNAILFILIGLEIIVISKEFHPDYFLIGLCAIVVVLFARLVGVGIPVKIMERLRTFEKNTLAILTWGGLRGGISVALALSIPDDFEAKNIILSATYSVVVFSILVQGLTIKKLVPKK; encoded by the coding sequence ATGGGTGTATTAGATTTAATAACCTTACTTATATTTCTAGCCGCTGTTTTCACCTTTATAAATGTTAATTATTTAAAACTTCCTTCTACGATTGGATTGATGATTATTGCATTAGTCTTATCAATTTTGATTCTTTTATCTGGATACGTTTTTCCGGAAATTACTGATTTGGCGATTTCCATTGTTTCTGAGTTCGATTTCAAGGAGGTTTTATTAGATGTAATGCTAAGTTTTTTATTGTTTGCTGGGGCATTATCTATTAATGTAAAGCAACTAAAAGAGGAGCGCTGGCCAATTTTGATTTTCGCTACGGTTGGTGTATTGATTTCCACCTTTGTGGTTGGCTTTTTGATGTTTTACATATTTGGCTTTTTTGGCTATCAAATTGATTTGATTTATTGTTTGCTGTTTGGTGCTTTAATTTCACCTACTGATCCAATTGCTGTTTTGGCCCTGCTATCAGATGCTAAAGTTTCGAAAAAATTAGAAATTAAAATTGCTGGAGAATCACTATTTAATGACGGTATAGGAGTAGTGGCATTTTTGACAATTCTGGGTTTAGCCCAGACAGGTGTTAGCGATTTTAGTATTGGAAGCATCCTCGGCCTATTTGGAATGGAAGTGGGGGGTGGATTGTTGTTAGGGGCTATATTTGGTTTTTTTGGTCTTAAATTATTAGAAATTATTGATAATGAACATGTTGAGCTAGAGGTGTTAGTAACCCTTTCACTGGTGATGGTATCTTATAAAGCCGCAGAATTCTTTCACATTTCAGGACCATTGGCAGTGGTAGTGCTTGGTTTATTTCTAAGTAAAGAAGGAAATACGGTAGGTAAAAATATTGCTACAGGTGATTACGTGTATAAATTTTGGCATTTAGTTGATGAGGCATTGAATGCAATCCTTTTTATTTTAATAGGTTTGGAAATAATTGTGATTTCAAAGGAGTTCCATCCAGACTACTTTTTAATTGGGTTGTGTGCTATTGTTGTGGTTTTGTTTGCTCGATTGGTCGGGGTCGGAATTCCTGTAAAAATCATGGAGCGTTTGAGAACGTTTGAAAAAAATACGCTGGCAATTCTCACCTGGGGAGGTCTAAGAGGAGGGATTTCAGTTGCTTTGGCTCTTTCCATTCCTGATGATTTTGAAGCAAAAAACATAATATTGTCTGCCACTTATTCAGTAGTGGTTTTCTCCATTTTAGTGCAGGGATTGACAATAAAGAAATTGGTACCAAAAAAGTAA